The Bos javanicus breed banteng chromosome 24, ARS-OSU_banteng_1.0, whole genome shotgun sequence genome segment GAACGGAGAGTTCGGCGAAGGTGAAGAATTGTCGGAGCTGCAAGGGCAGCAAGAGGTCAAGGGCTGCCTGAACTGACCTGAGAGGCACAGTGCCTAGCTACTGGTTACCAGTGACTAGCGAGGTCCGGGTGTGGCTCCGGGACCGGTATCTAGATGGTGGGTGGAGACGGAGAGGAAGCAAGGGCCTCGCGGGAGTCACCTGCGGACGCTGGAACCACCGTGAGTCGTGGGTCGGCAGCTGGTTTGCTAGTATTTCTGCGAAACCCTCGCCCCTGACTTTAGCCGGCTCGCACCGATGAGCATAGGCCCGTGGTTACCGGACAGTGACCCGGATGGACAGTCAGGTTGGCAGATTGACTGACAGACGTTTGGCGGAGATGTAGAGCGAATGATCCAGACTGTTCGGGCAGAAGAACGAAAGGAACAGATCGCAGCGCCCACGCGCGTTCTAGGGAGAGGGAGGCGTGGGGCCCGGCCTGTCGCACTCCCTGCCGACCTGCCGTGGTTAGAACCGCACCTGATACATAACAGGTGCTCAACACACCTGAGCTCAACCCCGGTAATGGATGCCCGAACCTCCTTCTCTATCCACTGCGCCTGCGCGAGAGCCAAGCGTGCGACCATTCCGCGCGCTCTGCGCCTGCACAACGTCTGCCTGCATAGCGCCTGCGCGGCTGCCGGGCCGCTTCGCTGCGCTAGGTTTGAGCCCTGCGAGCCCCGGTAGCACGGCGGCGGCGCCATCCCGGCCTCCTTCTCGGCGTTCCCACGCCCACTCGGCGGGCTCTCGGCCTCCACGTCAGGGCCGCGCCGCGGAGATGGCGGCTCAGAAGATAAACGAGGGGCTGGAACACCTGGCCAAAGCAGAGAAATAGTGAGTGAGGGGCTCAGCGCGGCCTTGGGCGAGCGCCGGGGTCGGCGCCTCCTAGGCCAGTCTGAGTCACCACCGGGTTGGGGGCGCTGCCGCGGGGGCGGAGCCGGGCGGGCGGGGTGGGGTCGCCGCGCCCCGGAAGCGCTGCCCTCCGCCGCCGGAAGTGGTCGTGCCTGGAGTAGTGGGGGCGCCGACGGGTCCGAGTACATCTCTCTGCATCTTCGAGCGGATGCTCCTGGTTCCTGTCTCGTTGGGCAGCTACCTGGCCCAACTATGTTTTAAAATCTCTAGCTTTTCTCAAGTGTAGCAACAAGACGACTTAATGGATATGTCTTGTCTTTGGTGGGATTTTAAAAGTTATGTTATGGTGgacattggggcttcccaggtaactcaatgataaagaatccatctgacagGGCTGGAGAcggggtttcgatccctgggtcaggaagatcccctggataagggaatggcaatccactccggtagtcttgcctggaaaatccaatcgacagaggaacctggccggctacagtctatggggtcacagagagtcggacacgactgagcgcgcgcgcacacacacacggtggAAAACATAATGAGGACCTCGGGGTAGGGGTGGAGATTAGAATTTTGCTTTATTGCGATGCTTTCTCAGTTTTGTGGATTAGAGTAGACAGGCTGCATTTTAACCATTTAAGCTTGAGAGTTGTTTACAAATTTGAATCTTACAGCAGAATTACACaaacataaactttaaatttatttggccaAGTTAAAAGGAACACAAGAAAGGGTGGACGTCTGCAGGCTATAGGGGCTTCCCCCTCTCTCAGTTAAGGTGCCCCCTCCCCGATTCCGTGGCTTTCACTAACTGAATTCAGAATTTAAGACGGTATTTATTTAGCAATTCTTATGCACACCCAAGTTTGACAGTCACAGGGTTAGTTTAAGCTGTAAGTCTGAAGTTACAGAAAGCATCACGGAAAGGACAAGGAGATGTGGCCTCGGGTTGGTCGTCCTGTGGTCCTGGAGAGCAGCTGCTCTCCTTCTCCAGTCCTGCTCTCCTCCTCCTGTTGCCCTGCCCTCTCTGGTGGCCCGTCCTGGCCACTGCAGCTCATTGCAGCCTTCCTGCTGCCGCCCTCTGTCGCTCTGAGAGTTTGTCTTCAGCAGTCTTCTGGCTTCGCTCTGCAGTCTCCTTGGAGCATCTTAACTGGGCGCTGGTGTGGCCCGTCGATGGCTCAGGTCATCTGTGCCTCTGCCGAGCTGCAGTCTCAGGAATCCAGCCGCTCACTGCGGTGCCTCGACTGTCCCAGTCATCTGTGCCTCTGCTGAGCTGCAGTCTCGGGAATCCAGCAGCTCACTGCGGTGCCTCGACTGTCCCAGGCTTTAGTGCGCCACAGGGCTTGTTACACCCTGGATGCTGCTGATGGTACCCTGTTTCCGGTTCAGCAGGGCCGGGGCAGGCTTAACAATTCATACATTTCTAGCGAGCTAGCAGCAAATACTGGCACTGCTCGTCTGGGGACCAGGCAGTGATTACCTCAACTCTCCTTGGATGTTATGTAGACATTTCAGAAGGGGGAGACTGTGTCTGTGACAGTGGGAGGGAAAGTGATGAAGTGTGTAGTTACCAGGAAATTTGGACGGAGGTAGACTAATGGGGACTTTCCAGTTGATGGTTTCCCTCCCTACCTATTTACAGACCTACAAGGTCCTTACAAGCAGGGTTCTGACTTAAGAATGTGGTTGGTAACTTCTGTTAACTGTATCTTCCTTTCATTTAGCCTGAAAACTGGTTTTTTGAAATGGAAGCCGGATTATGACAGCGCCGCTTCTGAGTATGGAAAAGCAGGTATTTGTGACAGTTGCCCTGCCACCCGCAGTGTGTTATGTTGATCTTGGCATAATTCTCACTCTTAGTGCTTCCTATAGCATCTTAGTTGTTAGAAAAAAACAGCCAAAGACCTGCCCAGACCCTGTGCTTTTCTAGGTGCTGTTTGCAGGTGTCTCGAGTGCCGAGTTGCAAACCCAGCTGCCTCCCTCGCCCATGAGGGCAGAATGTGGGGTGGGTGCAGCTGTGGGCTTTCAGCATCATTAGTGTGTTCTTGAACTGCAGTCAGTTCATACTATATACTTCCAGGAGTTTTGTCATACTTTTCTCCCAGCTGTTTCTGAATAAAGACTTTTTTGGTTCACTTTGTAAAGCACGTAAGCCTCATTCTCAGCAGTTGTGCACGGCGCGTGTTAGACTCTTATTCTTTACAGCCTTGCTTGGAGATGTGCTGATAGGTTTTCATCCAATGTTAAGTTTATAGgcatattttaatatctttatttgcATATAAGATAAAAGCATCCTGAAATTTCCAACAGAAAGAGAACTTATTAAGAATTCAGCATTTTCAGTTATGGAATGACAGCTTTCAGCATATCTCTGATGATTTTGGATATAAAGCATAGTACAATTTTGAAATAGGCTGGACACATTTTATTGTGTGTTTCTGCAGTGGTTGTGATCACATGTGGTAGCCTTGGGTAGAAACCACCTAAGAAATCTGCTTTTGGCAGACTTTAGTTTCAGCATATCACCAGGAAGAAAGAAGTCAGGAAAATTGAAACTAATCAGCGCAATGTAGGATATAGTTTCTAgagaataattattaaaataattacagattCACATGTTACATGGGTTTTATGGACACTTCATACAAGAATGTTTTTGTAACTGGAGAGCATGA includes the following:
- the LOC133237408 gene encoding uncharacterized protein LOC133237408, whose protein sequence is MYSDPSAPPLLQARPLPAAEGSASGARRPHPARPAPPPRQRPQPGGDSDWPRRRRPRRSPKAALSPSLTISLLWPGVPAPRLSSEPPSPRRGPDVEAESPPSGRGNAEKEAGMAPPPCYRGSQGSNLAQRSGPAAAQALCRQTLCRRRARGMVARLALAQAQWIEKEVRASITGVELSLDHSLYISAKRLSVNLPT